From a single Eschrichtius robustus isolate mEscRob2 unplaced genomic scaffold, mEscRob2.pri scaffold_651, whole genome shotgun sequence genomic region:
- the LOC137758016 gene encoding protein SET-like yields the protein MAPKHQFSLPPQAKKPKKPRRTPASRPEETSASPNLPKEEEEQQEAVEHVDEVQNEIDRLNEQASEEILKVEQKYNKLRQPFFQKRSELMAKIPNFGVTTFVRHPQVSALLGEEDEEVLHYLTRVDVTEFEDSKSGYRIDFYFDENPYFENKVLSKEFHLNESGDPSSKSTEIKWKSGKDLTKRASQTQNKASRKRQHEEPESFFTWFTDHSDAGADELGEVIKDGIWPNPLQYHLVPDMDDEEGEGEEDDDDDEEEEGLEDIDEEGDKDEGR from the coding sequence ATGGCCCCCAAACACCAGTTTTCACTTCCACCCCAAGCAAAGAAACCAAAGAAACCGAGACGGACTCCTGCCTCCAGGCCAGAGGAAACGTCTGCTTCTCCGAACTTGCcgaaggaagaagaagaacagCAAGAAGCAGTTGAACATGTTGATGAAGTACAAAATGAAATAGACAGACTTAACGAACAAGCCAGTGAGGAGATTTTGAAAGTAGAACAGAAATATAACAAACTCCGCCAACCATTTTTTCAGAAGAGGTCGGAATTGATGGCCAAAATCCCAAATTTTGGGGTAACAACATTTGTTCGCCATCCACAAGTGTCTGCACTGCTTggggaggaggatgaagaggTGCTGCATTATTTGACAAGAGTCGACGTGACAGAATTTGAAGATAGTAAATCAGGTTAcagaatagatttttattttgatgaaaaccCTTACTTCGAAAATAAAGTTCTCTCCAAAGAATTTCATCTGAATGAGAGTGGTGATCCATCTTCAAAGTCCACTGAAATCAAATGGAAATCCGGAAAGGATCTGACAAAACGTGCAAGTCAAACGCAGAATAAAGCCAGCAGGAAGAGACAGCATGAGGAGCCAGAAAGCTTCTTCACCTGGTTTACTGATCATTCTGATGCAGGTGCAGATGAGTTAGGAGAGGTCATCAAAGATGGTATTTGGCCAAATCCATTACAGTACCACTTGGTTCCGGACATGGAtgatgaggaaggggaaggagaagaagatgatgatgatgatgaagaggaagaaggactGGAAGATATTGATGAAGAAGGGGATAAGGATGAAGGAAGATGA